Proteins co-encoded in one Vibrio aquimaris genomic window:
- the flhA gene encoding flagellar biosynthesis protein FlhA has translation MLNRIAQIQNSTKGYVGIPLVLLMILAMVILPLPPLLLDALFTFNIVLAILVLLVSTTAKRPLDFSIFPTILLIATLLRLTLNVASTRVVLLEGHNGGDAAGKVIQAFGEVVIGGNYVVGMVIFVILMIINFVVITKGGERISEVSARFTLDALPGKQMAIDADLNAGLIDQQGARRRRQEVANEADFHGSMDGASKFVRGDAIAGLLILFINIIGGISIGVFEHGLAASEAFKTYALLTIGDGLVAQIPSLLLATAAAIIVTRINDSDNALSDTMQKQLLASPKTLFTVAAVMLIIGMVPGMPHLAFFSFAAALAFAGWRQNKTAFYDPELEQVEVMTQAMQQDETPLSWEDIPHVHTLSLSLGYRLVHLVNKEQGAPLTQRIRGVRRNLSEQVGFLLPEVRIRDNLSLKPNQYTIALNGEVIEQGLIEPQRLMAIAVGETYGEVDGILGSDPAYQLPAVWIEHSDKAKALNMGYQVVDDATVIATHISKVIKTHLSELFNHDDVDAMMQRLTQQAPKLAEALGAALNPAQQLKVFRQLLLDQVPLQDIRTIANTMLESSEKTTDPILLAADVRCALRRTLVSLIAGTNDELKVYTLSDELEQMLMTSLQQAQSNGSVNLDSFPVEPNILGQFQQNLPLIKQQLKQQGLAPILLVMPQLRPLLARYARTFSAGLAVLSYNEIPETKQINIVGNLG, from the coding sequence ATGCTCAATCGGATAGCGCAGATACAAAACTCCACCAAAGGCTATGTCGGTATACCGCTGGTCTTACTCATGATATTGGCGATGGTTATCCTCCCTCTTCCACCATTGTTACTTGATGCCTTATTTACCTTTAACATTGTGCTCGCCATTTTGGTTTTACTCGTCAGCACGACAGCCAAGAGGCCGTTGGACTTTTCAATTTTCCCAACTATTTTGCTGATCGCTACACTACTCAGGCTCACCCTCAACGTTGCTTCTACTCGTGTGGTATTACTTGAAGGTCATAATGGCGGTGATGCTGCTGGTAAGGTCATTCAAGCTTTTGGTGAAGTCGTCATTGGCGGTAACTATGTGGTGGGTATGGTCATTTTTGTTATTTTGATGATCATTAACTTTGTTGTTATTACCAAGGGGGGAGAGCGTATTTCAGAAGTGTCAGCCCGCTTTACGCTGGATGCCTTACCCGGCAAACAAATGGCGATAGATGCGGATCTCAATGCGGGGCTGATTGATCAACAAGGCGCTCGCCGCCGCCGACAAGAAGTCGCCAATGAAGCCGATTTTCATGGTTCTATGGATGGCGCATCTAAATTTGTACGGGGTGACGCCATTGCTGGTCTATTGATCTTATTCATCAATATTATTGGCGGTATCAGTATTGGGGTTTTTGAGCACGGGCTTGCCGCGTCTGAAGCATTTAAAACCTATGCCCTGCTGACCATTGGTGACGGGCTAGTCGCACAAATCCCCTCGCTGTTGCTTGCAACCGCTGCTGCAATCATAGTGACTCGCATTAACGATAGTGATAACGCGCTATCAGACACTATGCAAAAACAATTGTTAGCCTCTCCTAAAACCCTGTTTACGGTCGCGGCAGTAATGTTGATTATTGGCATGGTACCCGGCATGCCGCACCTTGCTTTCTTTAGCTTCGCGGCGGCATTAGCTTTTGCAGGTTGGCGACAAAACAAAACCGCTTTTTACGATCCCGAGCTTGAGCAAGTTGAAGTCATGACCCAAGCGATGCAGCAAGATGAAACGCCGCTAAGTTGGGAGGATATTCCACATGTACACACACTTTCTCTCTCGCTTGGCTATCGTTTGGTTCACTTAGTGAATAAAGAGCAAGGCGCACCACTCACCCAAAGAATAAGAGGTGTAAGACGTAACCTTTCAGAGCAAGTTGGCTTTTTACTGCCTGAAGTTCGTATCCGTGACAATCTAAGCCTTAAGCCAAATCAATACACGATAGCCCTAAATGGAGAAGTGATTGAACAAGGTTTGATTGAGCCTCAGCGCTTAATGGCGATTGCCGTAGGAGAAACCTATGGGGAAGTAGATGGCATTCTTGGCAGCGATCCCGCCTATCAGTTACCTGCGGTGTGGATCGAGCACAGTGATAAAGCCAAAGCACTCAATATGGGTTATCAGGTCGTGGATGACGCAACCGTCATTGCAACTCATATAAGTAAAGTCATTAAAACTCATCTCTCAGAGCTGTTTAATCACGATGATGTTGATGCCATGATGCAAAGGCTCACCCAACAAGCCCCCAAACTCGCTGAAGCTTTAGGGGCAGCATTAAATCCAGCTCAGCAACTAAAAGTATTTCGTCAGTTACTGCTTGACCAAGTGCCTCTGCAAGACATTAGAACCATAGCCAACACTATGCTTGAGTCATCAGAAAAGACAACGGATCCAATATTACTGGCCGCTGATGTTCGCTGTGCATTAAGGCGAACTCTGGTTAGTCTCATCGCCGGAACCAACGATGAGCTAAAGGTCTATACCTTATCAGATGAATTGGAACAGATGCTGATGACGTCACTCCAGCAAGCACAGTCTAACGGTAGTGTGAATCTAGATAGCTTTCCAGTAGAGCCTAATATTCTTGGGCAATTTCAGCAAAACTTGCCTTTGATTAAGCAGCAGCTAAAACAGCAAGGGCTAGCACCTATTTTACTTGTCATGCCGCAGCTTCGCCCATTACTTGCCAGATATGCTCGTACTTTTTCAGCAGGTCTGGCCGTTTTATCTTACAACGAAATTCCCGAAACTAAGCAAATTAATATTGTCGGAAACTTAGGGTAA
- a CDS encoding FliM/FliN family flagellar motor switch protein, protein MKPLRKISIPDFQTLGVESLGKPIHIIRDKLDYLISNSCNILTYELQNWLKSYNIKCNINIVSLHTFSVDEMNKSLISTFNHQSGGKIFTSIDTPTLIKLADSFYATKLERNCSELSNSDLRLQEKVGTIIATWLAPQEMWTRCDFEPAQGTGLYASININFDDHQGNIHIKLDEALVDTLTQELDLQPKESMYLPFCQSLESTPVKLNALLCQKRMLLSELLSLKPKDILPVELLSSVPVSIGQQHLFNGTVADNDGQLVLILNHDKES, encoded by the coding sequence ATGAAACCTCTCAGAAAGATATCTATTCCAGACTTTCAAACCCTAGGTGTTGAGTCTCTGGGAAAGCCAATTCACATAATTCGAGATAAACTGGATTATCTAATATCAAACTCGTGCAATATTTTAACCTATGAACTTCAGAACTGGTTAAAATCATATAATATCAAATGTAATATCAATATTGTTTCACTTCACACCTTCTCAGTGGATGAAATGAATAAATCATTAATAAGTACATTTAATCATCAGTCTGGCGGTAAGATTTTTACTTCTATTGATACTCCAACCTTAATTAAACTTGCCGATAGTTTTTATGCTACGAAATTAGAGCGAAACTGTAGTGAGCTTAGTAACAGCGATCTTCGCCTTCAAGAAAAAGTCGGGACCATTATCGCGACTTGGTTGGCACCGCAGGAAATGTGGACTCGATGTGACTTTGAGCCAGCTCAAGGAACGGGGCTGTATGCCTCTATCAATATCAACTTCGACGATCACCAAGGTAACATCCATATCAAGCTAGATGAAGCGCTCGTCGATACGCTGACTCAAGAGTTAGATTTACAACCTAAGGAGTCCATGTATCTTCCTTTTTGCCAATCTCTCGAGTCCACACCAGTCAAACTCAACGCTTTACTATGTCAAAAACGCATGCTCCTTAGTGAGCTCTTATCACTAAAGCCCAAAGATATCTTGCCCGTAGAGTTACTCTCCTCGGTTCCTGTCAGCATTGGGCAGCAGCATTTATTCAATGGCACAGTGGCAGACAATGACGGTCAACTAGTTTTAATTCTTAACCATGATAAGGAATCTTAG
- the fliN gene encoding flagellar motor switch protein FliN: MSESTDIPAFNTDELDFDDFQLEETPNEDLDFTSHTPERDLSFFKNIPVTVTLEVASKDIALGELMKAGSGSVIELDKLNGEPLDVKVNGSLMGHAEVVVVNEKYGLRLIDVVDSALTSAIQ; the protein is encoded by the coding sequence ATGAGCGAGTCAACGGATATCCCAGCTTTTAATACCGATGAATTGGACTTCGATGATTTTCAACTTGAGGAAACACCTAACGAAGACTTAGATTTCACCTCTCACACTCCAGAGCGTGACTTAAGTTTTTTCAAAAATATCCCTGTTACCGTCACATTAGAGGTCGCCAGTAAAGATATTGCTCTTGGCGAGCTGATGAAAGCAGGTTCAGGAAGCGTTATTGAACTTGATAAACTCAACGGAGAACCGCTTGATGTTAAAGTCAATGGATCATTAATGGGACATGCTGAAGTGGTGGTGGTCAACGAAAAATATGGCCTAAGACTTATTGATGTTGTCGATTCAGCTCTTACCTCTGCGATTCAGTAA
- the fliE gene encoding flagellar hook-basal body complex protein FliE: MASHPIHNAISAEQLMLSKMEAMQSIIQPEPAIEANPLDTHNITSSLSFSDAMANVLDSVNQYQSVASQKMTAVETGQSDDLVGAMIASQKASLSFDSLMQVRNKVVTSFEDIMKMPV, encoded by the coding sequence ATGGCAAGTCACCCTATCCATAATGCGATAAGCGCAGAGCAGTTAATGTTGTCTAAAATGGAAGCGATGCAATCCATTATACAACCTGAACCTGCTATCGAAGCGAATCCTCTCGATACGCATAATATTACATCGTCTCTGTCATTTTCCGATGCCATGGCCAATGTTCTTGATTCAGTGAATCAATATCAATCAGTTGCTAGTCAGAAAATGACCGCGGTTGAAACAGGCCAGAGTGACGACCTCGTTGGTGCCATGATAGCCAGTCAAAAAGCGAGTTTGTCCTTCGATTCCTTGATGCAAGTTCGTAACAAGGTTGTGACCTCATTTGAAGACATCATGAAGATGCCGGTGTAG
- the fliQ gene encoding flagellar biosynthesis protein FliQ gives MTPEMTVTLFSNAVWLIILMVAVLVLPGLIVGLGIAIFQAATQINEQTLSFLPRLLVTLLMVIFSGHWMLRKIMELFDYLFHNIPGMIG, from the coding sequence ATGACACCAGAAATGACGGTTACTCTGTTCTCCAACGCAGTATGGTTAATCATCTTAATGGTTGCGGTATTAGTTTTACCTGGGCTGATTGTCGGACTGGGTATTGCTATTTTTCAGGCTGCCACACAAATCAACGAGCAAACCCTGAGCTTTTTACCACGCTTGCTTGTCACTCTGCTTATGGTGATATTCTCAGGTCACTGGATGCTAAGAAAAATCATGGAGCTATTTGATTACTTGTTCCATAACATTCCGGGAATGATCGGCTAA
- a CDS encoding sigma-54 dependent transcriptional regulator has product MTSTSILLVEPKDELAQSIIKVLEPSGYRVTHVRTGRSALLEPSTAITLVSTNLPDMCVREFVHCHNKKAGVGVAIAIVEQNQGLLAAETMKAGATDYLLRPFESCQLLSLLRRIEVVGKPIANLVAESWRSKQVLQLAHRAACTKASVLITGESGTGKEVLARYVHQHSPRADGPFVAVNCAAIPESMLEAVLFGHVKGAFTGATQSQSGKFEEAEQGTIFLDEIGEMSPSVQAKLLRVLQEREVERVGSHKAVKLDIRVIAATNKDLREEVKNGQFREDLFYRLDVLPLHWPPLRERSEDILPISQFFINKYQDGSRCHLSHDARTALCQYNWPGNIRELENVIQRALVMRHGDYITAQDLMLPMELLSSTQETAPSQSMGHVEIKKQAEFQYILEQLRHFGGNRTKTANALGVTTRALRYKLAAMREQGIDLQSAIGSAA; this is encoded by the coding sequence ATGACAAGCACAAGTATTTTGTTAGTTGAGCCCAAGGATGAACTTGCCCAATCGATCATAAAAGTACTCGAGCCGTCTGGATACAGAGTGACTCATGTTCGTACAGGGCGCAGTGCATTACTTGAACCCAGCACTGCCATTACCTTGGTGAGTACCAATTTACCTGATATGTGTGTACGGGAGTTTGTTCACTGTCACAATAAAAAGGCCGGGGTTGGTGTCGCCATTGCAATTGTCGAGCAAAACCAAGGGTTACTTGCGGCAGAAACCATGAAAGCTGGTGCGACTGATTATTTATTACGACCGTTTGAAAGTTGCCAGCTACTCAGTTTACTTCGCCGTATTGAAGTGGTCGGTAAACCGATAGCAAACCTTGTTGCTGAATCTTGGCGCAGTAAGCAAGTTCTTCAACTAGCCCACAGAGCCGCATGCACGAAAGCTAGTGTTCTCATCACCGGAGAGTCTGGCACGGGAAAAGAAGTTCTGGCGAGATATGTTCACCAGCACTCACCTCGGGCAGATGGTCCTTTTGTCGCGGTCAATTGTGCCGCTATTCCAGAGTCTATGCTTGAGGCGGTACTTTTTGGACACGTTAAAGGTGCCTTCACTGGGGCTACTCAGTCGCAAAGCGGCAAGTTTGAAGAGGCTGAACAGGGCACTATTTTCCTTGATGAGATAGGTGAGATGTCACCATCCGTACAAGCTAAATTACTGCGTGTACTTCAAGAGCGCGAAGTAGAGCGGGTTGGTAGCCACAAAGCGGTTAAGCTTGATATTAGAGTTATTGCTGCAACCAACAAAGATTTGCGCGAGGAGGTAAAAAATGGTCAGTTTCGTGAAGATCTCTTCTATCGTTTAGATGTATTGCCTCTCCATTGGCCTCCGCTTAGAGAACGAAGCGAAGACATCTTGCCCATCAGCCAATTCTTTATCAATAAATATCAAGATGGTAGTCGATGCCACCTCTCTCATGATGCCAGAACTGCTTTATGCCAATACAACTGGCCAGGCAATATTCGTGAACTAGAAAACGTTATTCAACGTGCACTTGTAATGCGCCATGGTGATTACATTACTGCTCAGGACCTTATGTTACCGATGGAGTTACTTTCCTCTACACAGGAAACGGCACCTTCACAAAGCATGGGGCATGTCGAAATCAAAAAGCAGGCAGAGTTCCAGTACATCCTTGAACAACTGCGTCATTTTGGCGGAAACCGCACCAAGACAGCTAATGCGCTTGGTGTTACCACGCGCGCATTACGATATAAATTAGCCGCAATGCGTGAACAAGGCATTGATTTACAGTCGGCCATAGGCTCGGCTGCATAA
- the flhB gene encoding flagellar biosynthesis protein FlhB, translated as MSESSSQDKTEKASPQKIKKAREQGQVPRAKEFTTAALFLVVAVYFDSQISVIWDNIAGIFRFNMSLTRQDLENPMQMIEQLGHSLGVIITLLLPLFVVIILVTLASTMVLGGWIFRVANTLPKLSKLNPVTGIKRMFSSRSLVELIKSFIKVLVIFSILYAYLSNHLQPLLGMQRLPLTQGVINIMQILFDGLLLMGLALLIFGVIDIPYQKWEHGKELKMTKQELKEEFKNNEGRPEVKQRIRQIQQQFARRKINKMVPDADVVITNPTHYAVAIKYDLSRSDAPFVVAKGIDETAMHIQRVARDNQVEIINTPPLTRAIYHTTAIEQAIPSQLYVAIAHILTYVMQLKAFKTGKGEKPMPLPHLAIPKHLQH; from the coding sequence ATGAGCGAATCTTCTTCTCAAGATAAAACGGAAAAAGCCTCACCACAGAAGATTAAAAAAGCACGTGAACAAGGCCAAGTTCCTAGAGCGAAAGAGTTCACCACTGCCGCGCTATTTCTGGTGGTTGCAGTGTATTTTGACAGTCAAATCTCTGTGATCTGGGACAATATCGCCGGTATCTTTCGTTTTAATATGTCCCTGACAAGGCAAGATCTAGAAAATCCAATGCAAATGATCGAGCAACTTGGACATAGCCTCGGCGTGATCATCACTTTGCTCCTACCCTTGTTTGTCGTCATTATTTTAGTGACATTAGCCAGTACTATGGTGCTTGGAGGCTGGATATTTCGGGTGGCCAATACGCTACCAAAACTGAGTAAGTTGAACCCTGTTACGGGAATCAAAAGAATGTTTTCGAGCCGTTCCTTGGTTGAGCTTATCAAGTCATTTATTAAAGTCTTGGTTATTTTCTCCATTCTTTATGCCTATTTGAGCAATCACCTTCAACCTCTGCTAGGTATGCAAAGACTGCCTCTTACACAAGGAGTCATAAATATCATGCAAATCTTGTTCGACGGCCTACTACTCATGGGACTCGCTCTTCTCATATTTGGTGTGATCGATATTCCTTACCAAAAATGGGAGCATGGAAAAGAGCTCAAAATGACGAAACAAGAGCTAAAAGAAGAGTTTAAAAACAACGAAGGTCGACCTGAAGTCAAGCAGCGCATCCGTCAAATTCAACAGCAATTTGCTCGCCGGAAGATTAATAAAATGGTGCCAGATGCTGATGTCGTGATCACCAACCCCACTCATTATGCTGTGGCAATCAAATATGATTTAAGCCGCTCAGATGCGCCCTTCGTTGTAGCAAAAGGTATCGATGAAACAGCAATGCACATTCAAAGGGTGGCGCGCGATAACCAAGTTGAAATCATCAATACTCCGCCCCTAACCCGTGCCATTTATCACACCACAGCGATAGAACAAGCGATACCAAGTCAGTTATACGTTGCCATTGCTCATATTCTTACTTACGTGATGCAACTAAAAGCATTCAAAACGGGCAAAGGTGAAAAGCCGATGCCTTTACCTCATTTAGCAATTCCCAAGCACTTACAACATTGA
- the fliP gene encoding flagellar type III secretion system pore protein FliP (The bacterial flagellar biogenesis protein FliP forms a type III secretion system (T3SS)-type pore required for flagellar assembly.), whose protein sequence is MTKSSSLMRWIAHIGWLILFIGFPCAASESGLTILSVSDGTSQQEYSVKLQILLLMTALSFLPAFILMATSFTRIIVVLAILRQALGLQQSPPNRVLVGIALALSLLIMRPVWTDIYQNAFQPYDKGDITLVEAFSIAEKPVRHFMLAQTQQNSLEQMMRIANEPIDSQVEDISLAIILPAFVISELKTAFQIGFMLFIPFLIIDLVVASVLMAMGMMMLSPLIISLPFKLVVFVLVDGWAMTVGTLSASFG, encoded by the coding sequence ATGACTAAATCTTCTTCTTTGATGAGGTGGATAGCGCATATTGGTTGGTTAATTCTCTTCATTGGTTTCCCTTGTGCTGCCAGTGAATCTGGCTTAACCATCCTCTCTGTTTCTGATGGTACATCACAGCAAGAATACAGCGTTAAATTGCAAATTCTGCTTTTGATGACTGCGCTAAGTTTTCTGCCTGCTTTTATTCTTATGGCCACCAGCTTCACGCGCATAATCGTCGTACTGGCCATTCTTCGTCAGGCTCTTGGCCTTCAGCAAAGCCCTCCCAATAGGGTGTTGGTGGGTATTGCTCTGGCACTTTCTTTGCTGATCATGCGACCTGTTTGGACCGATATCTACCAAAATGCTTTCCAACCGTACGATAAAGGTGACATCACGTTAGTAGAAGCCTTTTCGATAGCAGAAAAGCCCGTTAGACATTTCATGCTGGCTCAAACTCAGCAAAACTCGTTAGAGCAAATGATGCGCATTGCTAATGAGCCCATAGACTCACAAGTTGAGGACATTTCACTGGCTATCATTCTTCCAGCCTTTGTGATCAGTGAACTCAAAACTGCGTTCCAAATTGGCTTCATGCTGTTTATTCCTTTCTTAATCATAGATCTGGTTGTGGCGAGCGTCTTGATGGCGATGGGGATGATGATGCTGTCACCACTGATTATTTCCTTACCCTTTAAATTGGTTGTTTTTGTCTTAGTCGACGGATGGGCCATGACAGTGGGTACCCTATCGGCCAGTTTTGGATAG
- the fliR gene encoding flagellar biosynthetic protein FliR, protein MDITFADISRMIGQFWWPFFRVGTVFISMPFFGDALIPVWVRSLLALSIVVVAAPLMPAMPAVDLFSFTSLYLAFEQAIWGLFFGLILHLLFSIFTTLGQTISMQMGLGMAIMNDPVNGMSVAILGRLFLIFSTLLFLSLEGHLIVIDVLIQSFTLWPVGSGLTSASLKGVINIFGWMFASALALALPAIVSMLLANISFGVMNRAAPSLNVYALGFPMTMLLGLFSVLISISGVPGRYTILVNDTLRFLNQYMTGGG, encoded by the coding sequence ATGGATATTACCTTTGCAGACATTTCACGCATGATTGGCCAATTTTGGTGGCCATTCTTTCGAGTGGGTACAGTATTTATCTCAATGCCCTTCTTTGGTGATGCTTTGATACCTGTCTGGGTTCGTAGCCTATTAGCGCTATCGATTGTGGTGGTTGCTGCTCCTCTAATGCCTGCTATGCCAGCGGTTGACCTTTTTTCATTCACATCGCTTTATTTGGCTTTTGAGCAAGCAATTTGGGGCCTGTTCTTTGGTCTAATTCTCCATTTACTCTTTAGTATTTTCACCACTCTAGGCCAAACTATTTCAATGCAAATGGGGCTGGGTATGGCCATTATGAACGATCCTGTTAACGGTATGTCGGTCGCCATTCTCGGTCGTTTATTTCTGATCTTCAGTACCTTGTTGTTTCTGTCTCTAGAAGGGCACCTTATTGTTATTGATGTTCTTATCCAGAGTTTCACCCTATGGCCCGTCGGCTCCGGGCTAACCTCTGCTTCACTCAAAGGGGTAATCAACATTTTTGGCTGGATGTTTGCTTCAGCACTCGCACTCGCTCTCCCTGCGATTGTTTCCATGTTACTGGCAAACATCAGCTTTGGCGTCATGAACAGAGCCGCGCCTTCCCTCAACGTCTATGCTCTTGGTTTTCCTATGACTATGCTGTTGGGTTTATTCAGCGTCTTAATTTCAATTTCTGGCGTACCGGGTCGTTACACCATATTGGTCAACGATACGCTGAGATTCCTAAACCAATATATGACGGGGGGCGGATGA
- a CDS encoding OmpA family protein has protein sequence MNIKVKKKYLFLIIFYFSSALANFEQEIPMDEVKWVYSGSSLKCSLIFNSLSYGKFSFRSEEIGKTNLKVNLERNNHHFRYGELYSAPEPWGENNSFKGIGHHVPIMDGKLIFNQDINLLLDKIKQGNWIKLSFSGKQVSEPQSLLLPTTYIQKPLAQFQRCLSRLPHMSYVTARDLTFSFPAGEHHLDNTQQKTLYAFTTYLDADDSISRILIDGYSDNIGSDLNNLALSERRANAIADVLLSYGISKKKIQIRSHGSRYPVSNNDTGEGQAKNRRVTVRLVRSDEKIVPQNTQTINDMEEA, from the coding sequence ATGAATATCAAAGTCAAAAAAAAATATTTGTTTCTTATTATTTTCTACTTCTCATCTGCTTTGGCAAATTTTGAACAAGAAATACCGATGGATGAAGTAAAATGGGTTTATAGTGGAAGTAGCTTAAAGTGTAGTTTAATTTTCAATAGCCTTTCCTATGGGAAGTTTTCTTTCCGGTCGGAGGAAATAGGTAAGACCAATTTAAAGGTTAATTTGGAAAGAAATAATCACCATTTTAGGTATGGTGAATTATATAGTGCTCCTGAACCTTGGGGTGAAAATAATAGTTTTAAGGGGATTGGCCATCATGTTCCTATTATGGATGGTAAGTTGATATTCAATCAAGATATAAACCTTCTTTTAGATAAGATAAAGCAAGGTAATTGGATCAAACTCAGCTTCAGCGGAAAACAAGTTTCCGAACCTCAATCTCTACTACTGCCAACTACCTATATTCAAAAGCCACTTGCACAGTTTCAGCGCTGCTTATCTCGCCTCCCTCATATGTCTTATGTGACCGCAAGAGATCTTACTTTCTCTTTTCCTGCAGGAGAGCACCACCTTGATAATACGCAGCAAAAGACCCTATATGCCTTTACTACCTATCTTGATGCAGACGATAGTATTTCCCGTATTCTTATCGATGGGTACAGCGACAATATTGGTTCCGACTTAAACAACTTAGCTCTATCTGAGCGAAGAGCAAATGCAATCGCTGATGTTCTTTTAAGCTACGGCATTTCGAAAAAAAAGATACAAATACGCTCACATGGTTCTCGTTATCCAGTGTCGAATAATGATACAGGCGAAGGACAGGCGAAGAATCGGCGTGTGACCGTCAGGTTGGTTCGAAGTGATGAAAAAATAGTACCTCAAAATACTCAAACAATTAACGACATGGAAGAGGCTTAA